In a genomic window of Dehalococcoidia bacterium:
- the dnaJ gene encoding molecular chaperone DnaJ: protein MAIKRDYYEVLGVSRDASEDDIKKAFRKLAFQYHPDKNARDGASDKFKEASEAYQVLCDPEKRRAYDRFGHAGVDGASRGFEDFGFGGMGGGVGSIFEDFYNFFSDAATTSRTAPVRGGDIQYLLELTFEEAALGVDKELRITRTENCSVCHGSGAKPGTQPVQCPECKGSGRVQRVQQSLFGRFTNIAACPRCGGSGKIVTEACTHCHGSGHERFERSINLTIPAGVDNGMNLQMSGQGNAGERGGMAGNLIVGLQVKPHEFFRREDSNIVYDLKVNFAQAALGADVTIPTLYGDMPLKVPAGSQAGEVFILKGKGIPHFRRSGKGDQLVRLVVATPEKLTKEQKRLFEELADSFEGKKKKKESE, encoded by the coding sequence ATGGCTATAAAACGCGATTATTATGAAGTGCTGGGCGTGAGCAGGGACGCCAGCGAAGATGATATCAAGAAGGCTTTCCGCAAACTGGCCTTCCAGTATCATCCGGATAAAAATGCTAGGGACGGCGCATCAGACAAGTTCAAGGAAGCCAGCGAGGCCTACCAGGTGCTGTGCGACCCCGAAAAGCGCCGCGCCTACGACCGCTTCGGGCACGCCGGAGTGGACGGGGCTTCACGCGGCTTCGAGGACTTCGGTTTCGGCGGCATGGGCGGCGGCGTGGGCAGCATTTTCGAGGATTTTTACAATTTTTTCAGCGATGCGGCCACCACCAGCCGCACCGCCCCGGTGCGCGGCGGCGACATACAGTACCTGCTGGAACTCACCTTCGAAGAAGCCGCCCTCGGCGTGGATAAAGAACTGCGCATCACCCGCACCGAAAACTGCTCGGTGTGCCATGGCAGCGGCGCCAAACCCGGCACGCAGCCTGTACAGTGCCCCGAGTGCAAGGGGAGCGGCAGGGTGCAGCGCGTGCAGCAGAGCCTTTTCGGACGCTTTACCAATATCGCCGCCTGTCCCAGGTGCGGCGGCAGCGGCAAGATAGTCACTGAAGCCTGCACCCATTGCCACGGCAGCGGGCACGAGCGCTTCGAGCGCAGCATCAATCTCACCATTCCGGCTGGTGTGGATAACGGCATGAACCTTCAGATGAGCGGCCAGGGCAACGCCGGCGAGCGCGGCGGCATGGCAGGCAACCTCATCGTGGGCTTACAGGTGAAACCGCACGAGTTTTTCCGCCGCGAGGACAGCAATATCGTTTACGACCTCAAAGTAAACTTCGCGCAGGCGGCTCTGGGCGCGGACGTCACCATTCCCACGCTCTACGGCGACATGCCTCTCAAAGTTCCGGCGGGCAGCCAGGCGGGAGAGGTGTTCATACTCAAGGGCAAGGGCATCCCGCATTTCCGCCGCTCAGGCAAGGGCGATCAGCTGGTGCGGCTCGTCGTGGCGACGCCCGAAAAGCTGACCAAAGAACAGAAGCGCCTCTTCGAGGAGTTGGCCGATAGCTTCGAGGGCAAAAAGAAGAAGAAAGAATCGGAATAG
- a CDS encoding NAD(P)-dependent glycerol-3-phosphate dehydrogenase: protein MAKICVIGTTSWGMTLAILLARRGTDVKLWARTEEEAEKLRSKGPDRHVMGNTAFPPSLSVTSSVKEAMSLASVVIMAVPSQTMRQNMRIIKPYLKTYKLIVSAAKGLEIGSNKRMSQVIADEIDPVYHKNICVISGPNLFREVLDDLPAAAVVAAKNEAVAQKAQKLFSGPNFSVYTNHDMIGVELGGALKNVIALGAGMVDGLGYGDNAKAAFITRGLTEMAAFSVALGASPMTLSGLAGLGDLIATCASNLSRNHQVGMELTRGRPLDEIQASMTGVAEGVATTAAVWDQAKLLNLEMPITEKIYRILYQGAAVCDVIPEILGTSCRHELAGRRWKLFSGRGRHRH, encoded by the coding sequence ATGGCCAAAATCTGCGTTATCGGCACTACCAGCTGGGGCATGACTCTGGCCATACTGCTAGCCCGCCGGGGAACCGACGTCAAGCTGTGGGCGCGCACCGAGGAAGAGGCCGAAAAGCTGCGCAGCAAGGGCCCCGACCGTCATGTAATGGGCAACACCGCGTTCCCCCCCTCTCTCAGCGTCACCTCTTCGGTTAAAGAGGCGATGTCCCTCGCAAGCGTTGTCATCATGGCTGTGCCGTCCCAGACCATGCGCCAGAACATGCGCATCATCAAACCATATCTGAAGACCTATAAGCTCATCGTCAGCGCCGCCAAAGGCCTCGAAATCGGTTCCAACAAGCGCATGTCCCAAGTCATCGCCGACGAAATAGACCCCGTTTATCACAAGAATATCTGCGTTATATCGGGGCCTAACCTGTTCCGCGAGGTCCTGGATGACCTGCCCGCCGCTGCCGTGGTGGCCGCCAAAAACGAGGCCGTCGCCCAGAAGGCGCAGAAACTCTTCAGCGGGCCGAACTTCTCGGTCTATACCAACCACGACATGATAGGCGTGGAGCTGGGCGGGGCGCTCAAGAACGTCATCGCCCTGGGGGCGGGCATGGTGGACGGGCTGGGCTACGGCGACAACGCCAAAGCCGCTTTCATCACGCGAGGACTGACTGAGATGGCCGCCTTCAGCGTGGCACTGGGAGCCAGCCCCATGACGCTTTCCGGGCTGGCCGGGCTGGGGGACCTTATCGCCACCTGCGCTTCGAACCTCAGCCGTAACCACCAGGTAGGCATGGAACTTACCAGGGGAAGACCGCTGGACGAAATACAGGCATCGATGACGGGCGTGGCCGAGGGTGTCGCTACCACCGCCGCCGTATGGGACCAGGCCAAATTGCTCAATCTGGAAATGCCTATCACTGAGAAAATCTACCGCATTCTTTACCAGGGCGCTGCTGTATGCGATGTCATACCGGAGATACTGGGCACCAGTTGCCGCCACGAACTGGCGGGACGGCGCTGGAAACTCTTCTCCGGCAGGGGCAGGCACAGGCACTAG
- the argF gene encoding ornithine carbamoyltransferase, translated as MQTKDFLSISDLSSTDLKLLLADAVELKSMGWTTALSNKTLALLFEKPSLRTRVSFEMAMRQLGGQVIYLSPAEVGLGKRESVPDVARVLATYVDVLAARVFSHETLEVLGRYADIPIINALSDREHPCQALADLLTIFENKGDLKGLTLTFIGDGNNVAASLALACALAGMNFNIATPEGYELNSNIMERAQISAENSGSEIETGHDPRLAVRGADVVYTDTWTSMGQEAENTARIKAFTGFQVDSALMSLADPEAIFMHCLPAHRGQEVSDEVIESRASVVFDQAVNRLHAQKAVLAQLLGGTGILQSCR; from the coding sequence ATGCAGACGAAGGATTTTCTTTCCATATCCGACCTCTCCAGCACCGACCTGAAGCTGCTTCTGGCCGATGCCGTTGAGCTGAAATCCATGGGCTGGACGACCGCGCTCAGCAATAAGACGCTGGCGCTGCTCTTTGAAAAGCCATCGCTGCGCACCCGTGTCAGCTTCGAAATGGCCATGCGCCAGCTCGGCGGCCAGGTGATATACCTTTCGCCTGCCGAAGTGGGTCTGGGCAAGCGCGAATCGGTGCCGGACGTGGCGCGCGTGCTGGCAACATACGTGGACGTCTTGGCCGCCCGCGTTTTCAGCCATGAAACGCTTGAGGTTCTCGGCAGATACGCCGACATCCCCATCATCAACGCCCTTTCCGACCGGGAGCACCCCTGCCAGGCGCTGGCCGACCTGCTCACCATTTTTGAAAACAAGGGAGACCTCAAGGGGCTGACTCTGACTTTCATCGGCGACGGCAACAACGTGGCCGCCAGTTTAGCCCTGGCCTGCGCTCTGGCGGGCATGAACTTTAACATCGCCACGCCCGAAGGTTACGAGCTCAACAGCAACATCATGGAGCGGGCTCAAATATCGGCGGAAAACAGCGGCTCCGAAATCGAAACCGGGCATGACCCGCGCCTCGCGGTGAGGGGTGCCGACGTGGTCTATACCGACACATGGACCAGCATGGGGCAGGAAGCGGAAAACACTGCGCGCATCAAGGCCTTTACGGGCTTCCAGGTGGACAGCGCGCTGATGTCGCTGGCCGACCCTGAAGCCATCTTCATGCACTGCCTGCCGGCGCATCGAGGGCAGGAAGTCTCGGACGAGGTTATCGAGAGCCGCGCCTCGGTGGTATTCGACCAGGCCGTGAACCGCCTGCACGCGCAAAAAGCAGTGCTGGCGCAGCTTCTTGGCGGAACTGGCATCCTGCAGAGCTGCCGCTAG
- a CDS encoding glycerol-3-phosphate acyltransferase, protein MIVARFILVALIGYLLGSIPFGLIVSKMQAKVDIRNYGSGRTGGTNVLRTLGRKAFVMVAAGDVLKAAVAVLLAGAIVGDGNLSMGNLNLGRLAAQSLAGLCAIMGHIFPVFAKFKGGRGVATFIGGLAVISPVAALFGGEILIISAGLSGFASLGSITGVVSAYAIMIPLTVIYGVPIEYLYYVLIGALIILIAHRDNIKRLLSGKERKLNQKAASRSGMAA, encoded by the coding sequence ATGATAGTCGCCAGGTTCATTCTGGTAGCCCTCATCGGCTATCTTCTGGGTTCGATTCCCTTCGGGCTTATCGTAAGCAAGATGCAGGCCAAGGTCGATATCCGCAACTACGGCAGCGGCCGCACCGGCGGCACTAACGTGCTGCGCACGCTGGGGCGCAAGGCCTTCGTCATGGTGGCCGCAGGCGACGTGCTCAAGGCTGCCGTGGCCGTGCTGCTCGCCGGTGCTATCGTAGGCGACGGCAATCTGAGTATGGGTAATCTCAACCTGGGAAGACTGGCTGCCCAGTCATTGGCCGGTTTATGCGCTATCATGGGTCACATCTTCCCGGTGTTCGCCAAATTCAAGGGCGGGCGCGGCGTGGCCACTTTCATCGGCGGTCTGGCCGTCATCAGCCCGGTAGCCGCCCTCTTCGGCGGAGAAATACTCATCATAAGCGCCGGACTCTCCGGGTTCGCCTCACTCGGCAGCATCACCGGCGTGGTCAGCGCCTACGCTATCATGATACCTCTCACCGTGATTTACGGAGTACCCATCGAATACCTCTATTACGTCCTCATCGGCGCGCTCATTATATTGATCGCCCACCGCGACAACATCAAGCGCCTGCTCTCCGGCAAGGAACGCAAGCTGAACCAGAAGGCCGCCTCGCGTTCCGGCATGGCGGCCTGA
- the polA gene encoding DNA polymerase I: MPESQKPRLLLIDGNNLVHRAFHALPPLTVRRTGELVNAVYGFSSMLLKVLADQKPTHYAVAFDKKGPTFRHDMFEDYKANRPSTPDELVGQLSRTRELVKDFNIPVYEMDGFEADDMLGALSHQAAQQGIETVILTGDADAMQLVGPHVRVLYPKTMGEAVLMDAEKVKEKYLVPPEMIADLKALKGDPSDNIPGVKGIGEKTAAKLIQQFGGVEDIYNHIDEVTPPRIQDLLRQNEAVARQSKALATIDVKAPVTLDLEGCRVKNFDREKVVALFRDLEFFKLIDRLPLAQSATSGVQGTLMGEAPAAPTPRAEEKKEYRTVITRGELEALAGRLNETKNFAFDVVARAGNPMNAQLVGIAISPSFGEAYYIPLTHAGLEAGPQLAPDEVKRALSPVFENLKIEKSAHNANFATSLLYEYGIDSRRVSFDTMLAAHLLGEQSLELKSLALGRLGVELPVLPTGSGAKQIPVSHLSVQAVSDYACACADAISRLSVTLTAELEKQGLFSLFEDLEMPLVPVLVRMQRNGVMLDSKLLEDMSSRLGDRLTALESEIYKCVGHQFNINSPKQLGPVLFEELHLPTEQKKKGSWSTEAAVLEALRGAHPVVDFILEYRQLNKLKSTYIDALPGLVNPRSGRVHTSFNQMRTATGRLSSSDPNLQNIPVRGELGREIRRAFIAPPGHVLLSGDYSQIDLRALAHLSQDALLLSTFERGEDIHTATAAQLFGVDSKAVTADMRRLAKTVNFGVIYGMSGYGLEQATEFSREEAERFIAAYFDKYPGVRRYLDDTKMDARRQGYVETVLGRRRYIPEINSANRMIREAAERMAINMPVQGTSADIIKVAMLNLEEEMDFRKLASKLILQVHDELIFEVPEGEVAVMQEIVPRLMGCAIQLAVPVKVDVKIGCTWGQME, translated from the coding sequence ATGCCTGAATCTCAAAAACCCCGCCTCTTGCTCATCGACGGCAACAACCTGGTGCACCGCGCCTTCCACGCGCTTCCGCCCCTCACCGTCCGCCGCACCGGCGAGCTGGTGAACGCCGTTTACGGCTTTTCCTCCATGCTGCTCAAGGTGCTGGCCGACCAGAAGCCGACGCACTACGCCGTCGCCTTCGATAAAAAAGGGCCGACCTTCCGCCACGACATGTTCGAGGACTACAAGGCCAACCGCCCCTCCACCCCTGACGAGTTGGTGGGACAGCTTAGCCGCACGCGCGAACTGGTAAAGGATTTCAACATTCCCGTCTATGAAATGGACGGATTCGAGGCCGACGACATGCTGGGGGCCCTCTCGCACCAGGCGGCGCAGCAGGGAATAGAGACCGTCATCCTCACCGGAGACGCCGATGCCATGCAGCTCGTGGGGCCGCATGTCAGGGTGCTCTATCCGAAGACGATGGGCGAGGCGGTCTTAATGGATGCGGAGAAGGTCAAGGAAAAGTACCTCGTGCCGCCGGAGATGATAGCCGACCTCAAGGCCCTGAAGGGCGACCCATCTGACAACATCCCCGGTGTCAAGGGCATCGGCGAAAAGACGGCCGCCAAGCTCATTCAGCAGTTCGGCGGTGTGGAAGATATTTACAATCACATCGACGAGGTGACGCCGCCGCGCATACAGGACCTGCTGAGGCAGAATGAGGCTGTCGCGCGCCAGAGCAAGGCGCTGGCGACTATAGACGTAAAAGCGCCCGTGACGCTTGACCTGGAGGGCTGTCGCGTCAAAAACTTCGACCGCGAGAAAGTAGTGGCACTTTTCCGCGACCTGGAATTCTTCAAGCTGATAGACCGCCTGCCTTTAGCTCAGTCCGCTACCTCTGGAGTGCAGGGAACGCTGATGGGGGAAGCGCCGGCCGCCCCGACGCCCCGCGCCGAAGAGAAGAAGGAGTACCGGACTGTCATCACTCGCGGGGAACTCGAAGCGCTGGCGGGTCGATTGAACGAAACGAAAAACTTCGCCTTTGATGTGGTGGCGAGAGCGGGCAACCCGATGAATGCGCAACTCGTGGGTATCGCTATTTCTCCCTCATTCGGCGAGGCTTATTATATTCCACTGACGCACGCCGGACTGGAGGCAGGGCCTCAGCTTGCGCCGGACGAGGTCAAGCGCGCGCTTTCACCAGTTTTCGAGAACCTCAAAATCGAAAAATCGGCGCACAACGCCAATTTTGCCACCAGCCTGCTTTATGAGTACGGGATAGACTCGCGCAGAGTCTCATTCGACACCATGTTAGCGGCACATCTCCTGGGCGAACAGTCCCTCGAACTCAAGAGCCTGGCTCTGGGAAGGCTGGGTGTCGAGTTACCGGTTCTACCCACAGGTTCGGGAGCAAAACAAATTCCTGTATCTCACCTCTCCGTTCAGGCTGTATCTGATTACGCCTGCGCCTGCGCCGATGCCATAAGTCGCCTCTCTGTAACGCTCACAGCAGAACTTGAGAAACAGGGTCTTTTCTCGCTTTTCGAGGACCTGGAGATGCCGCTCGTGCCCGTCCTGGTGCGCATGCAGAGAAACGGCGTCATGCTGGACAGCAAGCTCCTCGAGGATATGTCGTCTCGCCTGGGGGACAGGCTTACCGCGCTGGAGAGCGAGATATACAAATGCGTCGGGCACCAGTTCAACATCAACTCGCCCAAGCAGCTCGGGCCGGTACTCTTCGAGGAATTGCATTTGCCCACCGAGCAGAAAAAGAAAGGCTCCTGGTCCACCGAAGCCGCTGTGCTGGAAGCCCTGCGCGGGGCGCACCCGGTGGTAGATTTCATACTCGAGTACCGCCAGCTTAACAAGCTCAAATCGACCTACATAGACGCTTTACCGGGGCTGGTCAATCCACGTAGCGGACGCGTGCATACCAGCTTCAACCAGATGCGCACGGCCACCGGCCGCCTCTCGTCTAGCGACCCCAATTTGCAGAACATACCTGTACGCGGCGAGCTGGGGCGCGAGATACGGCGGGCCTTCATTGCCCCGCCCGGCCACGTCCTCCTCTCCGGCGACTATTCTCAGATAGACCTGCGCGCCCTGGCGCACCTCTCACAGGACGCCCTGCTACTCTCCACATTTGAGCGCGGCGAAGACATTCACACTGCCACCGCAGCCCAGCTCTTCGGCGTGGATTCGAAAGCGGTTACCGCCGACATGCGCCGCCTGGCCAAGACGGTCAATTTCGGCGTTATATACGGCATGAGCGGCTACGGGCTGGAGCAGGCAACCGAGTTTTCCCGTGAGGAGGCCGAGCGCTTCATAGCCGCCTACTTTGATAAATATCCCGGCGTGCGCCGCTATCTCGACGACACCAAGATGGACGCCCGCCGCCAGGGTTACGTGGAGACCGTGCTGGGGCGGCGGCGCTACATACCGGAGATAAACTCCGCCAACCGCATGATACGCGAAGCGGCGGAGCGCATGGCTATCAACATGCCGGTGCAGGGCACCTCGGCGGACATCATCAAAGTGGCCATGCTCAATCTGGAAGAGGAAATGGATTTTAGAAAGCTCGCCAGCAAGCTCATTCTGCAGGTGCACGACGAGCTGATATTCGAGGTGCCCGAGGGCGAGGTCGCCGTAATGCAGGAAATTGTGCCGCGCCTGATGGGCTGCGCCATACAACTCGCCGTGCCGGTGAAGGTGGACGTCAAAATCGGCTGTACCTGGGGCCAGATGGAGTAG
- a CDS encoding ribosome biogenesis GTPase Der produces the protein MDANNQNAPKSETRLPHTRPLVAIVGRQNVGKSTLLNRLAGRRIAIVEDLPGTTRDRLTADVSWLDKEFTVIDTGGVEAKGSSSFTSEINRQVDIAIVEADQILFLVDAKDGLMPSDQDLATLLRPVKERVMLVVNKADNDKLDMAAPEFSRLGLGEPIAISAYHGRGINDLLDALLARLPASPAATAVKPAEGLKIAIVGRPNVGKSMILNRLLGEERVIVSAIPGTTRDAIDTAIDFGGQSVILIDTAGIKRRGRQGGGVDKYSVIRSLEAIDRADIALLVLDAGELVTAQDLHVAGYIQQAFKGVIIVVNKWDLAKTLDKNEVTRCLRANLKFMRYASILYTSAMDGTGISDIMPQAIEVYNQRLKRIGTAELNSTVQQVLAAHTPPHKGMHLLKFFYATQAEVNPPTFVFFVNDAALMHFSYQRYLENQLRRNFGFEGTPLRLIFKTRGEKK, from the coding sequence ATGGATGCAAATAATCAAAACGCTCCCAAGAGTGAAACTCGTCTTCCCCACACGCGGCCGCTGGTGGCCATCGTCGGGCGGCAGAACGTGGGCAAGTCCACGCTGCTCAACCGCCTGGCCGGCCGGCGCATCGCTATCGTGGAGGACCTGCCCGGGACCACGCGCGACCGCCTCACAGCCGACGTGAGCTGGCTGGATAAAGAGTTCACCGTCATCGACACGGGCGGAGTGGAGGCCAAGGGGAGTTCCTCTTTCACCTCGGAAATCAACCGCCAGGTGGACATCGCCATCGTAGAAGCCGACCAGATACTCTTCCTAGTGGACGCCAAGGACGGCCTGATGCCCAGCGACCAGGACCTGGCAACCCTGCTGCGCCCGGTCAAGGAGCGCGTGATGCTGGTGGTTAATAAGGCCGATAACGATAAGCTGGACATGGCCGCGCCCGAGTTTTCGCGCCTGGGTCTGGGCGAGCCTATAGCCATCAGCGCCTATCACGGCAGGGGCATCAACGACCTGCTGGACGCCCTGCTGGCGCGCCTGCCGGCCTCTCCCGCCGCTACCGCCGTCAAACCCGCTGAGGGACTCAAAATTGCCATCGTGGGGCGGCCCAACGTGGGCAAGTCCATGATACTCAACCGCCTGCTGGGTGAGGAGCGCGTCATCGTGAGCGCCATCCCGGGAACAACGCGCGACGCCATCGATACCGCTATTGACTTTGGCGGTCAAAGCGTTATACTTATAGATACGGCTGGCATCAAAAGGCGGGGTCGTCAGGGCGGCGGGGTGGACAAATACAGCGTCATCCGCTCGCTTGAAGCCATTGACCGCGCAGATATAGCTCTCCTGGTACTCGATGCCGGCGAACTGGTTACGGCACAGGACTTACACGTCGCCGGATATATTCAGCAGGCCTTTAAGGGCGTTATTATTGTAGTGAACAAATGGGACCTGGCTAAGACTTTGGACAAGAATGAAGTCACCCGCTGCCTGCGGGCCAATCTGAAGTTCATGCGGTATGCCTCCATCCTCTACACATCAGCCATGGACGGTACAGGTATATCCGACATTATGCCTCAGGCAATAGAGGTCTACAACCAAAGGCTCAAGCGCATCGGCACAGCCGAACTCAACAGCACGGTACAGCAGGTGCTGGCAGCGCATACCCCCCCTCATAAAGGCATGCATCTTCTAAAATTTTTCTACGCCACTCAGGCGGAAGTCAACCCCCCGACCTTCGTTTTCTTCGTTAATGACGCCGCGCTGATGCACTTCTCGTATCAGCGCTATCTGGAAAACCAACTCCGTCGTAATTTCGGTTTCGAAGGTACACCGCTGCGCCTCATTTTTAAGACCAGAGGTGAGAAGAAATGA